In Candidatus Acidiferrales bacterium, a single genomic region encodes these proteins:
- a CDS encoding ATP synthase F0 subunit B, giving the protein MEEIARSLGQLLWQALPTSLLLLLFLALMRLLFFKPFMRVMEEREAAITGARRKAEENLAAVEEKTRRYEEAMRMARADIYRQQETARRGALEERAALLKEARRQANEQIQQRKAQINAELAEARRQVEVESRMLAEEIARAILSPRIPTSGDRPAA; this is encoded by the coding sequence ATGGAAGAGATCGCTCGCAGTCTGGGTCAACTCCTCTGGCAAGCCCTGCCCACTTCGCTGCTGCTCCTTCTCTTTCTGGCGCTGATGCGGCTGCTCTTTTTCAAGCCCTTTATGCGGGTGATGGAAGAACGCGAGGCGGCCATCACCGGCGCCCGCCGCAAGGCGGAAGAGAACCTGGCTGCGGTCGAGGAAAAGACGCGCCGCTATGAGGAGGCGATGCGGATGGCGCGCGCCGACATCTATCGCCAGCAGGAGACGGCCCGCCGCGGAGCCCTCGAAGAGCGCGCGGCGCTCCTGAAGGAGGCCCGCCGCCAGGCCAACGAGCAGATTCAGCAGCGCAAGGCTCAAATCAACGCCGAACTCGCGGAGGCTCGGCGTCAGGTGGAGGTCGAAAGTCGCATGCTTGCGGAAGAAATCGCCCGCGCCATCCTGTCGCCACGCATCCCGACAAGCGGGGACCGGCCCGCCGCATGA